CGATCTTTCGATGCTCCACAACGAATGGGGCGTCGCCACTTACCCCGCGGTTCTCGGCCACGAAGCGATCGGCACGGTCGTCGCCGTCGGCGAGTTTGCGAAGGGCGTGCAAGTCGGCGAGCGCGTCGGCGTCGGCTGGACGGCTAGCTCGTGCATGCACTGCCGGCCCTGTTTGTCGGGCGATCAACATCTTTGCGCGCAAGCCCTCCCCACGATCGTGAAACATCGCGGCGGCTTCGCCAGTCGCGTCCGCTCGCACTGGGCCTGGGCGATTCCGCTGCCGGAAGGTCTTCCCGCCGGCGAAGCAGGTCCGCTCCTCTGCGGCGGCATCACGGTCTTCAATCCGCTCGCCATGCACGCGAAGCCGACTCACCGCGTCGGCATCGTCGGCATCGGCGGCCTCGGCCACATGGGCGTCAAGTTCGCCGCCGCCTACGGTTGCGAAGTCACCGCGTTCACCTCGAGCGAAAGCAAGTTCGAAGAAGCCCGCAGCTTCGGCGCTCACCACGTCGTCGCCACGCGCGATCCGGCCGGGCTTCGCAAAATCGCCGGCTCGCTCGACATGCTGATCACCACGACCAACGTGCCGCTCGACTGGAACCTGATGATCGGCACGCTCGCCCCGAAGGGCCGCTTGCACGTCCTCGGCGCCGTACTCGAACCGATCCCCGTCGTCGCGATGTCGCTCATCATGCAGCAGCGCAGCATCTCGGCCTCGCCAACCGGTTCGCCCGTCGACATCGCAACGATGCTAGATTTCGCCGCCCGCCACAACGTGACGCCGACGACCGAGCACATGCCGATGAGCCAGATTAACGAGGCGTTCGAACGCCTCGAAGCCGGCAAAGCCCGCTACCGCATCGTGCTCGACGCCGATTTCTAATCGTAGGGTGGATGCTCGCACCCACCTTGCCCGTCGAGAATCGCGACGCTTCGTGCCACCCCGGCAAGCTCCGCACAATCGACAACCGCCGACGGCGCGCCGCCTGTAGACATCTATGCGTCACAGGTGGGTGCAAGCACCGCACCCTACGAGGAACTCCCATGCCCGCCATCGAAGAGGTCGATCTGCTTGTTCTCGGCAGCGGCGAAGCCGGCAAGTACCTCGCCTGGACGCTCGGGTCGCAAGGACAGCGGTGCGCCGTCATCGAACGCCGCTACATCGGCGGCTCGTGCCCGACGATCGCCTGCCTCCCCAGCAAGAACGTCATCCACAGCGCCAAGGTCGCCTCGCTCCTTCGCCGCGGCGCCGAGTTCGGCCTGCCGACTAGCGCACAACCCGTCGACATGGCGGCGGTCCGCGACCGCAAGCGGCGGATGGTCGACGGCCTGATCGACATGCACCAGCAAAAGTTCGCCGCCAGCGGCGCGGAACTCGTCATGGGGAGCGGCAAGTTCATCACTCCGCGCACCATCGAGGTCGAACTCAACGCCGGCGGCATGCGCACATTTCATGGGAAGCGCGTCGTTATTTGCACCGGCTCGCGCGCTCGCCTCGACGAGACGCCCGGCCTGCGCGAATCGCACCCGCTCACCCACATCGAAGCGCTCGAACTCGACCAGGTCCCGCCGCAGCTCATCATCCTCGGCGGCGGCTACATCGGCCTCGAATTCGCCCAAGCCTTCCGTCGCCTCGGCAGCGAGGTGACGATCATCGAACGCAACGCGACCGTCATCCATCGCGAAGACGAGGACGTAACGGCCGCCGTCACCGAGCTACTCCACGACGAAGGCATCGAGGTTCTGACGAACGCCAGCGTCGAGCGCATTTCAGGAACATCCGGCGCACAAGTTTCGATCGAGACAAGCGGCAACGGCGCCCCCCGCACTATCGTCGGCACGCACCTCCTCGTTGCCGGCGGTCGCACGCCCAATACCGACGGCATCGGCCTCGAGCTAGCCGGCGTCAAACTCGAACCACACGGCCACGTCCGCGTCGACGAGCGCCTGCAAACCACGGCCGAGAGCGTCTACGCAGTCGGCGATTGCGCCGGCAGTCCCCACTTCACGCACGTCGCGTTCGACGACTTCCGCATCCTGCGCGACAACTTCGCTGGCGGCAGCCGCGTCACCACCGGCCGGCAAGTTCCCTTCTGCCTCTTCCTCGATCCCGAACTCGCCCGCGTTGGCCTCAGCGAACGCGAGGCCCGCGAGCAAGGCATCGCCTACCGCCTCGCCAAGCTCCCAATGGTCGCGGTGCTGCGCACGCGCACGCTCTCCGAAACGCGCGGCTTCATGAAGGCGCTCATCGAGCCGCAAGGGCAGGGCGACAAGATTCTCGGCTTCACCGCCTTCGGTCCCGACGCCGGCGAACTTCTCCCCGCCGTGCAAGTCGCCATGTCAGCCGGCTTACCCTACACCGCGCTCCGCGAGGCGATCTTCACGCACCCCACAATGGGCGAAGGCTTCGGCCCGCTCTTCTCCTCAATCAAGTAGGGTAGGCGCTCGCCAGCTCTACCTCTGCCGCGACGATTGCTCCGCCAGCATGTTGCAAAACAACGCTCCCTGCCCAATCGCATCGTCGAGCGCCACATGCGTGTGCGGCAGATTGTCGAACCATCGCTTCGGCATATTTCGCTTCGTCGACTGGCGATACTCAGTCCCCAACGCCGCCATCGCGTAGCTCTTGATGTCGAGCGCAGAATGTGAAAAGGGGCTCTCGCCGGCAAATCGGATCAAGTACCAGTAGACGAACATAAAATCGTACGCCGCGGGATACGCGACGAAGACCGGTTTCCCCGGCAGCAATTTAAGCCACGCCACGTACGCCGACATCGCCTCCGTCGGATCGCGGAGGTTGGTTCGACAAGCCGCCCAAGCCTCCGGCTGAGTCGCCCACCACGCCATCGTTTGCGGATTTCCCTCGGCGCCAGGCAGCAATGTCAGATTTGCTTCGAACGAACCGAGCAGCGTCTTGTCTGCGCGAAACGCCGCCGAAGCGAAACTCAACATCGAGTGCGGCCCCGGGATCGGCCCGTCGGCTTCGATGTCCGTGCTGACGTAAATTTCCTCAGCCATCCCAGCTTGCTCCTTACACAATCTTCACCGCCGCACCACGCCTCGCCGCCTCGTAAATCGCGGTGATAATCTTCACATCCTGCAGCCCCTCGGCGCCCGGCGTCTTCGGCGTTTTATCGTCCAGCACGCATTGGGCCATGTGATCCATCTCCAGCGCGAAGTGGTTTCCCGGCGTGATCTCCAGCCCATTCCCTTCGCGGTCGTTCCCCTGCCACAGCCGATTCCCTTGGTACGACAGGTACGGCTCCGACTGAATCTGCCCCTTCGTCCCGTAGACGCGGAAGCGATTACACCCATAACCATACGACGAGACGCACGAGCCGATGGCGCCCGACTTGAATTTGAGATCAAACGCCACGGTCTCTTCGACTTCCTTGAATCGCGGATCGTTCGGCGTCGAGTAGCTAATCGCCGTCACTTCTACTGGCTCCTCGCCCGAGAGGTACCGCGCCGCCTGCAGCGCGTAGATGCCGATGTCCATCATCGACCCGCCGCCCGCCAGCTTGCGGTTGAGCCGCCACTGCGTCGGATCGCCAATATTGAAACCGCCCTCGGCCGTCACCTGCTTGATGACGCCCACCGCTTCCGGCGAGCGGGCTAGTTCAATCGCCTTTTGCGTCACCGGCTCGTACTGCAGCCGGTAGGCAATCATCAGCTTCCGGGCCGCCTTCTCGCAGGCGTCAATCATCGCCGCGCATTCGGCCGGCGTGTTCGCCATCGGCTTCTCGCACAGCACATGCTTGCCAGCCTGGGCGCCGCGGATCGTGTACTCGGCATGCATGCCGTTGGGCAGCACGATGTACACGACGTCGATCGCCGGATTGTCCTTGATCGTGTCGTAATTCTCGTAGTTGTAAATGTTCTTCGGATCAATGCCGTACTTCGCCGCCTGCTCCTTCGCCTTCTCGGGGTGACCGCTCACCAGGGCGACCGGCCGCGCGTATTCGCACTTGGCAAACGCGGGGAGCAGCTGCTCCATCGACAGCTTCCCAATGCCCACCAGTGCGAAGCCGACTGTCTTCTTCGGCTCCGCCGCGAACGCCTGAGCTCGAATGGCGGTGCTCCCAAGCGCGATGGCCGAACTGGCCAGAAACGTCCGCCGCGATACCGATCCAAATTCAAATGCCATGGGAGTGCTCCTGCGTGGTGAATGAGAAGGCTCTATTAAACCAACCGTAGTCACGCGTGACCACGACTCTCTCTAGCCCCGGGCTCCGCCCAGGGGTCGCCCTCCATTCCGGTAGACGCCGCGGCGCACAACGTCACCCCCGAGCGAAGCCCAGGGCTAAACGTGCAACGACGATCGGTGTCCATTCAATGACGGACGCCGCCGCAGCAGCGGCACGGAGCGAACCTAAAGAACGAGCGCCACCGCAGATTGGTGGTCACTACTCAACCAACTCAATCCATGCAGATTCGGCTTCCGGCAGCGTTTATATCCGGTAAACTCATGCACTGCAGAATCGGCGCAGGAATTGCTCTGCCAATCGCACATCCGCTGCGAACTCTTCGGATCAGACATGACGACACCAGATCTCGACCCGCCCCCGCTCACCACCGGCATCGCCGGCTTGAACGACATCCTACGCGGCGGCTTTCCCGCCGATTGCGTTTACATGGTCGCCGGTACTCCTGGCACCGGCAAAACGACGCTCGCGCTTCAGTTTCTGCTCGAAGGTGTGAAGGAGGGCGAATCGTGCCTCTATATCACCCTCTCCGAAACGCGCCGCGAGATTGAAAAAGTCGCCCGTAGCCACGGATGGGATCTCAGCGGTCTCAATATCTGCGAGTTGATCCCCACCGAGGGCAATCTCTCCGCCGACGCGCAGCTCACCGTCTTCAACCCCTCTGAATTCGAGCTTGGCGAAACGACCGAGGCGATGATCGCTGAAGTCAAGCGCTGCTCCCCCAAGCGGGTCGTCCTCGACTCGCTTTCGGAGCTCCGTCTCGTCGCGCAAAATTCACTCCGCTATCGGCGGCAGATCCTCGCGCTCAAACAATACTTCGCCGGCCGCGACTGCACGGTGCTTATGCTCGACGACTGCACCGGCTCCGTCGCCGACGATCAGCTCGAGAGCATCGCGCACGGCGTCGTTAACCTTGAGCATCTGGCCAATCAGTATGGCGCTGAACGGCGCCGGCTGCGGGTCGTCAAGCTGCGCGGCGTCGCGTTCCGCGGCGGGTACCACGACTTCACGATTCGCAAGGGCGGCCTAGACGTCTTTCCGCGACTCGTCGCGGCGGAGCATCACAACGAATTCGCCGACCGCGACCTGCCGAGCGAAATTACCGCTCTCGATTCGCTCCTCTGCGGCGGCCTCCCCGCCGGCACCAGTACGCTGATGCTCGGCCCCGCCGGCACCGGCAAATCGACTATCGCCACCAAGTTCGCTATGGCGGCCGTGGAACGCAACGAGCGCGCGGTGATGTTCGTCTTCGACGAAAACATCGGCACCTTCCGTTCGCGCTCGCGCAAGCTTGGCATCGGCATCGAACCATACATGACGAACGGCATGCTCAGCGTGCAACAAGTCGACCCGGCGGAACTGTCGTCAGGCGAATTTTGCACGATCGTCCGCCGCGCCGTGGAAGGCCATGGCGGCAGCATCCCGGCGAAGGTCGTCATCATCGACAGCCTCAACGGCTACCTCAACGCGATGCCCGAGGAAAAGTTCCTCACGGCTCAGTTGCACGAGTTGCTCGCCTTCCTTGGCCAGAACGGCGTCGTCACAATTATGACCGTCACGCAAGCCGGCATGGTCGGGGCAATGCAGTCCCCCGTCGACACGACTTATCTGGCCGACAACGTCATTCTGTTTCGCTTCTTCGAGGCCCGCGGCGAAGTGCGACGCGCAATCTCGGTGGTTAAAAAACGAAGCGGCAAACACGAACTCACCATTCGAGAACTCGAAATCAACGACCGCGGCATTCAAATCGGTGAACCGCTCATCGACTTCCAAGGCGTCCTCACTGGCGTGCCGACATTCGTTGGCAAGCCTTCTGATCTGATCAAGCAGGACCGCCATGGAGTCTAGCCAACCTGCTTGCGAATCTCGGTTGCTTCTCCTCCCGCCAACGCGGCGCGACGCCGACGCGATTGGCAAACTGTTAACAAACGCCAACATCGAGTACGCAACGTGCACCTCGGTCGCTGAACTCTGTCACGAACTCTCGGCAGGCGCCGCCGCGATCGTCGTCTCCGAAGAATCGCTCATTAGCGACGACCGCGTCCTCGCCGACTGTTTAGCATCGCAGCCGGTGTGGAGCGACCTCCCGATCATCGTCCTCTCGCGCACCGGCGCCGAGTTGGCCTCGTTGGGCCGCATCGTCAAGTCCCTTGGCAACGTCAGCGTGCTCGAACGTCCCGTGCGCGTTTCAACGTTCCTCAGCGTCGTCAACTCGGCTCTTCGCGCCCGCGACCGTCAGTACCAGGTCCGCGACCACCTGATCAGCCTCGATCGCATTGCCGCCGAGCTCCGCGAAAGTCGCGTTCAGCACGAAATGATCGTCCGCGGCGCCAACATCGGCATTTGGAGTTGCCCCCTTCCGCTCGCGCGGCTCTTCTGGGACGACGCGGTGAAGGCCCACTTTCATCTCGCGCCCGACGCCGAAGTAACGATCGAGTTGTTTTTCGAACGGCTCCACCCCGACGATCGCGAACGCACGGAGAATGCGATCGCCGCCAGCATCGACGGGCAAACGGCGTACGACATCGACTTCCGCACCGTCTCGCCCGACCGCCGACGGACCAAGTGGATCCGCGCGATGGGCCGCGGCTTTTACGCCGAAGACGGCACGCCGACGCGGTTCGACGGCATCACGATTGACGTCACCGATCGCAAGCTCGTTGAACTCGATCGCGAACGACTGCTCGATTCCGAACGCGCCGCCCGCAGCGAGCTCGAACGCGCGAACCAGATGAAGGACGAGTTCCTCGCCACCCTCTCGCACGAACTCCGCAACCCGCTCAACGCGATCCTCGGCTGGGCGCAAATCCTTCGCAGCGGACAGCTCCCGCCCGCCGAAACCGCCGAGGGAATCGAAATCATCGAGCGCAACGCCCGCTCCCAAGCGCAGATCATCGAAGATCTGCTCGACATGAGCCGCATCATCTCGGGCAAGATTCGGCTCGACGTCCAGCGGGTCGATCTCGCCGCCGTCGTTCGCGCGGCAATTGAAACAATCAAACCCGCCGCAGACGCGAAGGGGATCCGCCTCCGCGCCGCCCTCGATCCGCTCGCCGGCCCCATCTCCGGCGATCCGAACCGCTTGCAGCAAGTCTTTTGGAACTTGCTCAGCAACGCCGTGAAATTCACGCCGCGCGAAGGCAACGTCCAGATTTTACTCGAGCGCGTCAATTCACACCTGGAAGTGAGCGTCATCGACAGCGGCGAAGGCATCGAGCCGCAGTTCCTGCCGCATGTCTTTGATCGCTTCCGCCAAGCCGACGCGACGACGACCCGCATGCACGGCGGCCTCGGCCTGGGACTCGCCATCGTCCGGCAACTCGTTGAACTTCACGGCGGCTCCGTCCGCGCGAAAAGCGCCGGCCACGGCGCTGGCGCGACGTTCATCGTCCACTTACCGCTCACCGCCATCGTTTCGCACCGCGAGACTCCGGTCGAGCGTCGCCATCCCGCAGCGAGCTCGTTGCCGACGCCGATCGAGGCGTGCGCCGAAATGGCCGGGGTCACCGTCGTGGTCGTCGACGACGAACCCGACGCCCGCGCGCTGTTGCGCCGTCTACTCGAAGATTGCGATGCGCTCGTCTTCGACGCCGCCAGCGCCGCCGATGCGCTGGTGCTCGTGCAAGAAAAGCGGCCGCACGTGCTAGTGAGCGACATCGGCATGCCGGCCGAAGATGGTTACTCGCTCATTCGCCGCTTGCGCGAACTCCCGGCAGAGCAGGGGGGCGCCACGCCCGCCGTCGCCCTCACCGCCTACGCCCGCGCCGACGACCGCGTGAACGTGGTGCTCGCGGGCTTCCAGCATCACCTCTCAAAGCCCGTCGAACCGGCGGAACTCATTGCGATCGTCGCCAGCTTAGCGCGGAGAATCTAACGCGTCGCGGCTCGCAATCACGATGAATGTTGTGACTCCCTCCCCCTTGAGGGGAGGGCAGGGGAGGGGGTGGAACGCTGGTACACGCTTCTTTCACCCCTCCCTAACCCTCCCCCTCAAGGGGAGGGAACCTCAGGATTTAGTTTTCTCTAAAAACCATCGCATCCTCAATCCAAAAACAACTCCGCAATCTCCGCCCAACCCTGCACGCGACGGAACCGCGTCTCTTTCCGATTGTGCGGCGCCGAAAACAAAATCCCCTCGCCGCCGAACCGCTCCAAGTTTCTCGGGATATCGTCGATCAAATAGTCGGCCGCGATGATGCTCTTATCGCCGCAGAAGACAACGTTCTCCCACGAGAAGAACGGAAAATACTCTCGCAGCCATTCGAACTTCGGCACGAACGACGTCGGAAATTCCATCGCCGCGCTCGCGATGAAGACGTCGTGCCGCTCGTACAGTCGAGCGAGCACGTCCTGCGAGTCGGGAATCACCGACAGGCTGCTGAAGAAGTCGAGCTCGTGGGCGTACTGCTTGACCGCCAATCGATGATCCTCGTGCACTGCTTCCGAAAATCGCCTCCCCAGCAGTTGCTCCTCCGCCAAGTGGACGCCAAAGTCGCGGCGATAAAGCTCCACGTGTCGACCATGCGAGTCGGCGATCACCTCGTCCATATCAACGGCAATGCGAACTCGCTCACCCGCTTTCACCAAGCGTCCCATCATGCTCCTCGATTGATTATTGCTGTCTTGCCGCCTCTCGGTTTGCACGAACCTATTCTATCCACGCCGCCTCCTGCAGTCGGCCCCCTGCTACAACCCGCGATGACTGCGTTCAATAGAAGCCACCGGCTCCGCCGGTGGACGAACTGCCTAATAGCGCAACTCCAACTGCGTCCACCGGCAAAGCCGATGACTTTCATGATTCCTTCACACAACACGCTAGCCGCAGCGCCATTGCGGCCAATCGCAGTCGATCAAACTTCCCGACTCTGCTAAGATCGACGGTCCCGCCGTTCTCTCTCCTGAGAACCCACCTCCCGCCAGAGAATCAGATGTCCACGGACCACGTGGCCGCCAAACCCGCTTCACGGTTCCAATTCGGCGCCGTGTCGGCCGTCTTCAGCGCCTTTCTGATCGATGGCGCCGGCTTCGGCGCCTGGGCCGCGCTGCTTCCCGTCTTCAAGTCGCAACTCAGCATCAGCGACGGCCAGCTCAGCGTCGCGCTGTTCTCGATGGTCATCGGCAGCGTCGCCGCGATGCCGATTGCCGGCCGCTTCATTGCTCACCTCGGCAGCCGCCGCGTCATCATCGCCGCCGCCGTCGCGTACTCGATTCTGCTGCCGCTCGTCGCGTTCGCCGCTTCGCCCGCCAGCACGCTCGCGATCTTCGCGATCGGCGCCCTCATCACCGGGGCCGCGAAAGGTTCGCTCGACGTTTCGGTGAACGCTCAAGCGATCGCCATTGAAAACCACGAAGGCCGCCCCATCGTCGCCCGCTGCCACGGCGGGTGGAGCATGGGCGCTCTCACCGGATCGCTCTTCGTCGCCGGCGGCTTGAAGCTCTCGCTCGGCGCACCGCTGATCATGACGCTGCTCGGCCTGCTCCTCCTCGGCCTCGCCGCATTCTCCGGCCGTCGCCTCACGGAGCACGACCGTCCCGACGAGCACGCGCATCACCGCCACTCGCTCTGGCCCCGCGGTCGACTCGCGCCGCTTGCCGCGCTCGCATTCATCGCCCTCTTCTGCGAAGGATCGATGGCCGACTGGAGCGCCGTCTTCCTCGCCGACGTCGTCGGCGCCGAGCCCGCCTCCGCCGCACTCGGCTTCGCCACCTACGCCACCGCGATGACGGCCAGCCGCTTCTGCGGCGATCAACTGAGTCACCGGCTCGGTCCCGTCGTGCTGATGCGGTTCAGCGGCGCCGTCGCAGCGCTCGGCCTCGCGCTGTCGCTCGCATCGCAAACCTACTGGCTTGGCCTGCTCGGCTTCGCAATGGCGGGCTTCGGGTTGGCGAACATCATTCCCGCACTCTTCCGCGCCGCTGCCCGCCATGGCCACGCCGGCCCCGCGATCGCGTCGGTCTCCACCGTCGGCTACGTCGGCCTGCTGATCGGCCCGCCCATCATCGGCGCCCTCAGCCGCACGCTTGGCCTGCCGCTCTCACTGGGCCTGCTCGTCCTCTTCAGCGGCGTGTTAGGCGCGAGCGCAAACCTCGCCAAACCACGCGGCACGCACTAGCGCTTCACATCGATGCGCGCTCTCCACTAGCCCCGGGCTCCGCCCGGGGGTTGGCATCCACACCGCCAAACGTCGCGGCACGCAGCTGTAGTGAATGCTCCTGCTCCCTCCCCCTTGAGGGGAGGGCCGGGGAGGGGGTGGAACTCTGGTACCCGCTGCGATCACCCCTCCCTAACCCTCCCCATCAAGGGTAGGGGACCTCAAGGTTGGGTTTTCTGGCCGCCTGCGCTGCTTCTCTGCAACTTTCTCGCCATTTCCTCACGCGCGGTAACAACCGCGCGACGCAAACGCTTTTGGTCATACCTCCGAACATCATCGGAGAGACGCCAACTCAAAGCGAATAGAGAAAGAAGTCCGATGTGCATTAACTTGAACCGTAAGTCCTGGAAGCTCGCCGCGGCCCTGTCCGCCGTTCTCGCCGCCGGCTCCGCTGTCCCAGCTCAAGCCGAAGTCGTCTCGCCAAACCTGCGTGACAACCTCACCTTCATGCCGCCGCACGTTGCCGGCGACGCCGAGTTCGACGGCAACGGTCCCGCCGTCACCGTCAAGGTGAAGTTCACCGTCAGCAACAACACGCTGCTCTACAGCGTCTACTACAAAGCGAAGGAAACGAAGAGCGACTGGACCGAAGCCTCAGGCTGGTCGCCCACGCGCACCGTCTACACCGCCCCTCCCGGCATGCGGATCGTCTCGATTCCGAAGTCGGAACACGAGCTCGTCATCGACACGATGAGCGGCCACAACTCGAAGACCTACCCCACCGCCCTCGGCCGCGTCACCCTCTACGGCGACACCAAAGGCAAAGACGCCGGCGTCTACACGCGGGTCGAACTCAACCTCGATGCAGCGATCCCGATCAACGTCGACATGAACGCCCCGCGCTCGGAGCAAGAAGCCTACCTCCCCCGCACCTACACCTACACGCCGCCTCACACCCGCGGCGATAAAGACTTCGATGGCAACGGCCCCCGCGTCGTCGTCGATGCTCGGGTCGAACATGACAGTCAACAGGTCTACTTCGTGATCAAGATGATCGCCGAGGAAACGAAGCCCGACAACACCACCGCCAGCGGCGAAACTCGCACGCTGATTTACTCGGCCCCCGCCGGCCAGCGTATCACCTCGCTCGGCGGTCAAACGAGCTGGCCGAACCTCGTGAGCTACTACGACTCGAACCACAACGTCGACAAGTTCGACACGCCGCTCGGCCCCGTGAGCGTCTTCGGCGACCACAAGGGCGACGACGCCGGAGACTACACGAGAGTCGTGTTCGGCAACGTCGACAAGTTCGTCGTGGTCCGCACCGCTCCCTCCGGTTCGCTAGCCGACGGCGGCGATGAAGGGGGCGGCGAGTCGGCCTCGTTCACCCGCAGCGGCGGCAAGAACGGAAACGCGAAAAACGGCAACTCCGGCAAGCAACGCAACTTCAAGCATCGCAAATAACGGGTGAACGGAATCGCCGCCAAAAGGCTTCTCACGCGGGTGGCATCCTCTCGGCCCCAAGCCGTGAGCATGCAGAACTGTACCGAAACGATCAGTCCAAATAAAACGCCGCCCCCGGCTTACCAGCTTGGGGCGGCGTTGCTGTTTGCATCGCGTAACGACGCGAAAGCATCGCAGCTGCAGGACGCCAAACTCATCAACGAGTCGCCGCCAGTTGCCGATCCAGCAACTCAATCACCTCGTAAACAAACCGCCGCTTCTCTGCGTTTAACATCACGCGCGTGCCGACCGTCTTGTCAGCCCAGCCCCGCGCACTGCCGCCATCCTGTCCAAACTCTTGCGCCATCGCTGTCCAATCGCAAACCATTTCGATGAGATCGACCTCCGTCATCTCATTCGGATCGGCGTGGAACTCCGGATGATGGCGGTTCACGCTCAGGTGATGCTGAACCGCCCGCTCAACTTGCTCGGCGACGCCCGGCGGATACTGCAGCGGATCCTCCGTACGACGTCGTCGATGATATTCAGTTAGCCAAATGTACGGGACGCGTTCCTCCGGCCCAAACTTTGACGCGTCATGGTTTCGCGCACGTTCGCACAGTTCATCGCCGTAGGCAGTCGCCGCAGCAAGCAGCGTCAGGCATCGACCAACGCGTTCGATATGCTCGCGCGTGCGACGCTCGTAAAACGCAACCATATTCGGCGTCGGCTCGTGGCTGACATTTTGCATAAGGCATCCAAGCATCGATTTGGAAGAGGCGAAACCAGCTCAATGGCTCATCCCAAGGGCGATGAAGCTCGGCGTAACGTTTCATTCGCGGCCACTGCCTCGCGAACGCGCTGGCCATACAGCGAGCGCAGCATCACGCCAATCGTCATGCCGGCAAACGCCAGTTGCATAACAACTGCAATGCACACAATGATCACGAACAAATTGAAACCATCGGGGTCTTCACGCACCTCTTGGAAGATCGTCCAGAGACAATAAGGTAGGCCGACGAAGGTCGCCGCCAGCATGAGCCACAAGCCGGCGGCAACAATCCGCCAT
This sequence is a window from Lacipirellula parvula. Protein-coding genes within it:
- a CDS encoding MFS transporter: MSTDHVAAKPASRFQFGAVSAVFSAFLIDGAGFGAWAALLPVFKSQLSISDGQLSVALFSMVIGSVAAMPIAGRFIAHLGSRRVIIAAAVAYSILLPLVAFAASPASTLAIFAIGALITGAAKGSLDVSVNAQAIAIENHEGRPIVARCHGGWSMGALTGSLFVAGGLKLSLGAPLIMTLLGLLLLGLAAFSGRRLTEHDRPDEHAHHRHSLWPRGRLAPLAALAFIALFCEGSMADWSAVFLADVVGAEPASAALGFATYATAMTASRFCGDQLSHRLGPVVLMRFSGAVAALGLALSLASQTYWLGLLGFAMAGFGLANIIPALFRAAARHGHAGPAIASVSTVGYVGLLIGPPIIGALSRTLGLPLSLGLLVLFSGVLGASANLAKPRGTH
- a CDS encoding DUF5662 family protein translates to MQNVSHEPTPNMVAFYERRTREHIERVGRCLTLLAAATAYGDELCERARNHDASKFGPEERVPYIWLTEYHRRRRTEDPLQYPPGVAEQVERAVQHHLSVNRHHPEFHADPNEMTEVDLIEMVCDWTAMAQEFGQDGGSARGWADKTVGTRVMLNAEKRRFVYEVIELLDRQLAATR